From one Triticum urartu cultivar G1812 chromosome 3, Tu2.1, whole genome shotgun sequence genomic stretch:
- the LOC125549347 gene encoding aspartyl protease AED3-like, producing the protein MWILGLSTILAVLLFPTFWTAAVSVRSSTLLLARSYSLPSPNAGAPLAAWAVSLARQSAADVARVATLAAAVPAKAKPKGKGRSFVPIAPGRQILSIPNYVARARLGTPPQTLLVAIDPSNDAAWIPCSACVGCAPKSSPSFAPTDSPTYRPVRCGSPQCAQVPGAASCPGGPGASCAFNLAYGSSTFQAVLGQDALALEGGAVVSSYTFGCLRVVTGGSVPPQGLLGFGRGPLSFLSQTKDTYGSVFSYCLPSYKSSNFSGTLRLGPAGQPKRIKTTPLLYNPHRPTLYYVDMVGIRVGGRAVAVPASALASFDPATGTGGTIMDAGTMFTRLSPPVYAAVRDAFRHRARAPVSAPLGGFDTCYNVAGGGVRVPSVTFAFAGGAGAAVTLPEENVMIHSSSGGIACLAMAAGPSTGVNAGLNVLASMQQQNHRVLFDVANGRVGFSRELCTA; encoded by the coding sequence ATGTGGATTCTAGGACTATCCACCATCCTCGCCGTGCTCCTCTTCCCTACGTTTTGGACGGCCGCGGTCTCCGTGCGTAGCTCGACGCTGCTCCTGGCACGCTCATACTCGCTGCCGTCGCCCAATGCCGGCGCGCCCCTCGCCGCTTGGGCGGTCTCCCTTGCCAGGCAGTCCGCCGCCGACGTGGCACGCGTTGCTACGCTCGCCGCTGCCGTGCCCGCCAAAGCCAAACCTAAGGGCAAAGGCCGGTCGTTCGTGCCGATCGCGCCGGGCCGGCAGATCCTCAGCATCCCCAACTACGTGGCCCGCGCGCGGCTCGGCACGCCGCCGCAGACGCTGCTGGTCGCCATCGACCCCAGCAACGACGCCGCCTGGATCCCGTGCAGCGCCTGCGTCGGCTGCGCACCCAAGTCGTCGCCGTCCTTCGCCCCGACGGACTCGCCCACGTACCGGCCCGTGCGGTGCGGCTCGCCGCAGTGCGCGCAGGTGCCGGGTGCCGCGTCCTGCCCCGGCGGCCCTGGCGCGTCGTGCGCGTTCAACCTGGCGTACGGATCGTCCACGTTCCAGGCCGTACTCGGGCAGGATGCCCTCGCCCTCGAGGGCGGGGCCGTCGTGTCGTCGTACACGTTTGGGTGCCTCCGCGTGGTCACCGGCGGGTCCGTGCCGCCGCAGGGGCTCCTTGGCTTTGGGCGTGGGCCGCTGTCCTTCCTGTCGCAGACCAAGGACACGTACGGCTCCGTCTTCTCCTACTGCCTCCCGAGCTACAAGTCCTCCAACTTCTCCGGGACGCTGAGGCTCGGCCCCGCCGGGCAGCCGAAGCGGATCAAGACGACGCCGCTGCTCTACAACCCCCACCGCCCCACCCTGTACTACGTCGACATGGTCGGCATCCGCGTGGGCGGCAGGGCCGTGGCCGTGCCGGCATCGGCGCTCGCGTCGTTCGACCCGGCCACAGGCACCGGCGGCACGATCATGGATGCGGGCACCATGTTCACGCGGCTCTCGCCCCCCGTGTACGCCGCGGTGCGCGACGCGTTCCGGCACAGGGCGCGGGCGCCCGTATCGGCTCCGCTGGGCGGGTTCGACACGTGCTACAACGTGGCAGGCGGCGGCGTGCGGGTGCCGAGCGTGACGTTTGCGTTCGCCGGCGGTGCCGGGGCGGCCGTGACGCTGCCTGAGGAGAACGTGATGATCCACAGCTCGTCGGGCGGCATCGCGTGCCTGGCCATGGCGGCGGGCCCGTCGACTGGGGTGAACGCGGGGCTCAACGTGCTGGCCAGCATGCAGCAGCAGAACCACCGCGTGCTCTTCGACGTCGCCAATGGCCGCGTCGGGTTCTCGCGCGAGCTCTGCACGGCCTGA